The following proteins are co-located in the Bremerella cremea genome:
- a CDS encoding Y-family DNA polymerase: MTQVNWIMQDMNSYFASVEQYLRPELRNRPIGVIPLESESTCLIAASYQAKRFGIRTGTKVFEARRLCPDITLVRARPDVYVQVHHQLLKSIDQCAEVYHVYSIDEWTIRLRGQYQSPHRAVDLAEAIRRQLRQDFGPYLTSSIGIAATRLLAKIASNLKKPDAVTLLQTSDVADRLAEIPLADLPGIGRAMEARLAHAGIQSFPQLWQLDRRRALQIWGSVSGASWWDGLHGIDNPEPTTRRSSMSHGRVLDPRYRNEQGSHCILVLLLCKLAKRLRHTGYFARRLHLTLTGNGRPLFSAHTDLPCAQDTFSLLHQFEKLWQQRPRNLRGIKKVDVTVGQLIAQSEVSGYLFDEFSQSQRLSHTLDEISDRWGPNSIYFAHTHAYRGVLEDKIAFGRIPEIKKHNGFNTIS, from the coding sequence ATGACGCAAGTAAACTGGATCATGCAGGATATGAATTCCTACTTCGCGTCGGTTGAACAGTATCTGCGGCCGGAACTTCGTAATCGGCCAATCGGCGTAATTCCACTGGAATCAGAATCAACTTGCTTGATCGCGGCAAGCTACCAGGCCAAACGCTTTGGGATTCGCACTGGCACAAAAGTTTTTGAAGCCCGACGTCTGTGCCCCGATATCACCTTGGTGCGAGCACGCCCCGATGTTTACGTGCAAGTTCACCATCAACTTCTAAAAAGCATCGATCAATGCGCGGAAGTTTATCACGTCTACTCGATCGACGAATGGACAATCCGGCTACGTGGGCAATATCAATCCCCGCACCGCGCCGTCGATCTTGCTGAAGCGATTCGGCGCCAACTTCGCCAAGATTTTGGCCCTTACCTGACCAGTTCGATTGGTATCGCTGCGACAAGGCTGTTAGCGAAGATCGCCAGTAACCTCAAAAAGCCAGACGCGGTTACCCTTTTGCAAACTTCTGATGTCGCAGATCGCTTAGCCGAGATCCCGTTGGCCGATCTCCCTGGAATTGGTCGCGCGATGGAAGCTCGCTTGGCACATGCCGGTATCCAATCCTTCCCCCAGCTTTGGCAATTGGATCGTCGCCGTGCGCTGCAAATATGGGGCTCGGTCTCTGGGGCAAGTTGGTGGGATGGTTTACACGGAATCGACAATCCGGAGCCAACCACGAGGCGATCTTCCATGAGCCACGGCCGTGTTCTTGATCCACGATATCGCAATGAACAAGGCTCGCATTGCATCTTGGTGCTCCTGCTATGCAAACTGGCCAAGCGTCTGCGGCATACCGGGTACTTTGCGCGTCGCTTGCATCTCACACTTACCGGTAACGGCAGACCGCTATTTTCAGCCCATACCGATCTTCCCTGTGCGCAAGATACCTTCTCGCTCCTGCATCAATTCGAAAAGCTTTGGCAACAACGACCACGAAACTTGCGTGGCATTAAGAAAGTCGATGTGACGGTAGGACAACTTATCGCTCAATCAGAAGTCTCTGGCTATCTCTTTGACGAGTTCTCTCAATCGCAACGCCTTTCCCACACCTTAGATGAGATCAGCGATCGTTGGGGGCCGAATTCCATTTACTTTGCTCATACCCATGCCTATCGCGGGGTACTGGAAGACAAAATTGCCTTTGGCAGAATTCCCGAAATCAAAAAACACAACGGCTTTAATACCATCTCCTAG
- a CDS encoding prepilin-type N-terminal cleavage/methylation domain-containing protein, with protein MSHIKKAGFTLIEVLIVVVILAVLAATVIPQFTDSTTDAKKSSVMLNLHTLRSQIQLYRAQHEGNPPSANLNELTIDTDVNGTAGGPFGPYLTKIPVNSFTNSNSVKALTAAPTASDFNDTDGWLYNTNTGDIWINYEELKDE; from the coding sequence ATGTCGCACATCAAGAAAGCTGGTTTCACGCTCATTGAGGTCTTGATCGTGGTCGTGATTTTGGCAGTTCTCGCGGCCACGGTGATTCCCCAATTCACCGACTCGACGACGGATGCCAAAAAGAGCAGCGTAATGCTCAACCTCCACACGTTACGCTCGCAAATTCAGCTTTATCGAGCCCAGCACGAAGGGAATCCTCCCTCTGCGAATCTGAACGAGCTGACGATTGACACCGATGTCAATGGGACAGCTGGTGGCCCCTTTGGCCCCTACTTAACCAAGATCCCGGTGAATAGCTTCACCAACAGCAACTCTGTGAAAGCCCTTACGGCTGCTCCTACTGCTTCCGATTTCAACGACACCGATGGCTGGCTATACAACACCAACACCGGCGATATCTGGATCAACTACGAAGAGCTAAAGGATGAATAA
- a CDS encoding redox-sensing transcriptional repressor Rex yields MAKSKDNKKSSSDNRVSKAVVSRLSLYLRELSRLERAGIETTSSTKLGEMLGFSDAQVRKDLANFGQFGYPGVGYRCSELIATIRQIMGTDQRWPVALVGVGNLGRALLGYRGFSHQGFNTVAAFDLDQRIVGSEIEGIPVYNLDDLDKIVVEKSIQLAILAVPATAAQEVAERLVAAGICGILNFAAVTLKLPDQITVIGVDLAIEMEQLSFAMTSRLSS; encoded by the coding sequence ATGGCGAAAAGCAAAGACAACAAAAAGAGTTCGAGCGACAATCGCGTCTCCAAGGCAGTCGTAAGTCGGTTGAGTCTTTACCTGCGCGAGCTTTCACGTCTTGAACGTGCGGGCATCGAAACGACCAGCAGTACCAAGCTTGGCGAAATGCTAGGATTTTCTGACGCCCAAGTACGCAAAGACCTCGCCAATTTCGGCCAATTTGGCTACCCAGGCGTAGGCTATCGATGCTCGGAGCTCATCGCGACGATTCGCCAAATCATGGGGACCGACCAACGCTGGCCGGTTGCCCTGGTAGGTGTCGGTAACTTGGGCCGCGCCTTGCTGGGCTATCGAGGCTTTTCTCATCAAGGCTTCAATACCGTGGCGGCCTTTGATTTAGATCAACGAATCGTGGGATCCGAAATCGAAGGAATCCCGGTCTACAACCTGGACGATCTCGATAAAATCGTGGTGGAAAAATCGATCCAACTTGCAATTTTGGCGGTGCCAGCCACCGCTGCCCAGGAAGTTGCGGAACGCTTAGTTGCGGCAGGGATTTGCGGCATTCTTAATTTTGCCGCCGTTACCCTCAAGTTACCGGATCAGATTACGGTGATTGGTGTCGACCTGGCAATCGAAATGGAACAGCTTTCTTTCGCCATGACTTCTCGTTTATCTTCGTAA
- a CDS encoding Crp/Fnr family transcriptional regulator yields MSGQLWYLKACHLFESCTTDQLRRLEANSRVKNISKGSPVYLPADDADSVLVLASGRIKICHLTSDGKQSILAFIEPGEIFGELAILNVGNRDEYAEAVEDSRVVAISGEALCQLMEEHQGLCLGITKIIGVRRQRIERRVKNLLYLSNRDRICHLLLELAEQYGRESARGLEITLRLSHQDLASLVGSTRETVTVVLGQLQNEGLIELGRRKVVLKAPDRLAHQVGVPTLQVNSTKPQNTQPNAYLRHSFSS; encoded by the coding sequence ATGTCAGGACAGCTCTGGTACCTGAAAGCCTGCCACCTTTTTGAATCTTGCACGACAGACCAGCTTCGACGCCTCGAAGCGAATTCGCGTGTAAAGAACATCTCGAAAGGCTCGCCGGTTTACCTGCCAGCGGATGATGCCGACTCGGTCCTGGTTCTCGCGAGTGGTCGTATCAAGATTTGCCACCTGACAAGCGATGGCAAGCAATCGATTCTTGCATTTATCGAACCGGGCGAAATCTTTGGTGAATTAGCAATTCTCAATGTGGGCAATCGGGACGAATATGCAGAAGCCGTGGAAGACTCACGCGTGGTTGCCATCTCTGGCGAAGCCTTGTGTCAACTGATGGAAGAACACCAGGGTCTTTGCCTGGGTATCACCAAAATCATCGGCGTTCGCCGCCAACGCATCGAGCGGCGCGTAAAGAACTTGCTGTACCTCTCGAATCGAGACCGTATTTGCCACCTTCTACTGGAACTGGCCGAACAATACGGCCGGGAATCGGCCCGCGGCCTTGAAATTACCCTGCGACTCTCTCATCAAGACCTTGCCAGCCTGGTAGGTAGCACCCGCGAAACCGTGACCGTTGTATTGGGGCAGCTCCAAAACGAAGGTTTAATCGAGCTTGGCCGACGTAAAGTAGTCCTTAAGGCGCCTGATCGCCTTGCCCATCAAGTGGGGGTTCCTACCCTACAAGTAAATTCCACCAAGCCGCAGAACACGCAGCCGAATGCCTATTTGAGACATTCCTTTAGCAGCTAA
- a CDS encoding anti-sigma factor family protein, producing MTCGEALDLMPSYRAGKIPFASQRKQIEAHLAHCPRCRIAYERTA from the coding sequence ATGACCTGCGGAGAAGCGTTGGACCTAATGCCCTCTTACCGTGCTGGCAAAATCCCATTCGCCTCTCAGCGCAAGCAGATCGAAGCTCACCTCGCCCATTGCCCGCGATGCCGTATCGCCTACGAGAGAACCGCCTAG
- the rpsB gene encoding 30S ribosomal protein S2, which produces MSSGQQFVQELVECGIHFGHRTSRWNPKMAPYIYAKKNQIHIIDVRETIRGLLRAKKYLAQVSEGGSLVLFVGTKRQAGAAVEREAERCGMPFINERWLGGTLTNFRTIRSRLSRLEELERIIEGDELAKYSKKMQSSLNREYRKMYRNLNGLRTMNRLPEALVIVDPKKEKNAIKEAQSLGITTVALTDTDCDPDQVDLPIPGNDDGIRSIEMFLKLMADAAIDGKHHAAQQTEQAAK; this is translated from the coding sequence ATGTCTAGCGGACAGCAGTTCGTGCAAGAGCTCGTAGAATGCGGCATTCACTTCGGTCACCGCACCAGCCGGTGGAACCCGAAGATGGCCCCTTACATCTACGCCAAAAAGAATCAAATCCACATCATCGACGTTCGCGAAACCATTCGCGGACTTCTGCGTGCCAAAAAATATCTCGCCCAAGTTTCTGAGGGTGGCAGCCTCGTGCTGTTCGTCGGTACCAAGCGTCAAGCTGGTGCTGCGGTTGAACGTGAAGCTGAACGCTGTGGCATGCCGTTCATCAACGAACGCTGGCTCGGCGGTACGCTGACCAACTTCCGCACGATTCGCAGCCGTTTGAGCCGTCTGGAAGAACTGGAACGAATCATCGAAGGGGATGAACTGGCGAAGTACTCGAAGAAGATGCAATCTTCGCTGAACCGCGAGTACCGCAAGATGTATCGCAACCTGAACGGTCTGCGAACGATGAATCGCCTGCCGGAAGCCTTGGTGATTGTCGACCCGAAGAAAGAAAAGAACGCGATCAAAGAGGCCCAGTCCCTGGGAATCACGACGGTTGCCTTGACCGATACCGACTGCGATCCCGATCAAGTCGATCTGCCGATCCCAGGCAACGACGACGGTATCCGTTCGATCGAAATGTTCCTGAAGCTGATGGCCGATGCCGCGATCGATGGCAAGCATCACGCCGCCCAGCAGACCGAACAAGCAGCCAAGTAG
- the tsf gene encoding translation elongation factor Ts: protein MTAITAGAVKALREKTGLPMMECKKALTESNGDEEKAILWLRENGKVKGIRRGDRATEFGRVSIFTEGGKGAMVEFKCESAPVTKLDEFIALADDLARVYANDASITTAEELLAKPSTIKEGQTLGDLKDDMFNRIREVFNIGRMTRIEGSAGGYSHNSSTVSGVLVEFDGDNEEAVRDIAMHVAAMNPSVLSKDDLDPALVEKERAILKAAAMNEDSSKPENIIDKMVEGRLRSFYAQEALLEQPFVKEPKQTVGQYAKDNGVTVKGFTHWVIGDDAAPAEESAEG, encoded by the coding sequence ATGACGGCAATCACCGCCGGAGCGGTCAAAGCACTTCGCGAAAAGACCGGCCTTCCCATGATGGAATGCAAAAAAGCCCTTACCGAGTCGAATGGCGACGAGGAAAAGGCAATCCTGTGGCTTCGTGAAAACGGTAAAGTCAAAGGCATCAGACGGGGTGATCGCGCTACGGAATTTGGTCGCGTCAGCATCTTCACCGAAGGTGGCAAGGGTGCGATGGTCGAGTTCAAGTGCGAAAGCGCTCCGGTTACCAAACTGGACGAATTCATCGCCCTGGCTGACGACCTGGCTCGCGTATACGCCAACGACGCCAGCATCACGACGGCCGAAGAGTTGCTCGCGAAGCCTTCCACGATCAAGGAAGGGCAAACGCTGGGCGACCTGAAGGACGACATGTTCAATCGTATCCGCGAAGTCTTCAACATTGGTCGCATGACCCGTATCGAAGGCTCGGCAGGCGGTTACAGCCACAACTCGAGCACCGTCAGCGGTGTTCTGGTTGAGTTCGATGGCGACAACGAAGAAGCGGTTCGTGACATTGCGATGCACGTCGCGGCCATGAACCCTTCCGTTCTGAGCAAGGACGATTTGGATCCAGCCCTCGTTGAAAAAGAACGAGCGATCCTGAAAGCTGCCGCGATGAACGAGGATTCGAGCAAGCCTGAAAACATCATCGACAAGATGGTGGAAGGCCGCCTGCGTAGCTTCTACGCTCAGGAAGCGTTGCTGGAACAACCGTTTGTCAAAGAACCCAAGCAAACCGTTGGCCAATACGCCAAAGACAACGGCGTAACCGTCAAGGGCTTCACCCACTGGGTCATTGGTGACGATGCTGCCCCAGCGGAAGAGTCGGCTGAAGGCTAA
- the pyrH gene encoding UMP kinase produces MTETTENSTPKYKRIILKLSGESFSRAGERGIAMDEVVSISKQISQASELGCQIAVVIGGGNILRGGQFKNESASIQEATAHYMGMLATVINGLALQDALESLGIQTRLMTAIHMHGVAEPYIRRKASRHLEKGRVVILAAGTGSPFVTTDTAAAQRALELEANILMKATRVDGVYSDDPEKNPHAVFYRNLGFDQVVKENLRVMDSTAISQCREHGMPILVFNFKTNGNIQKAVLGDQVGTLISPDR; encoded by the coding sequence ATGACCGAGACAACCGAGAACAGCACACCTAAGTACAAACGAATCATCCTAAAACTCTCTGGCGAAAGTTTTTCACGGGCAGGGGAACGCGGCATCGCCATGGATGAAGTTGTCAGCATTTCCAAGCAAATCAGCCAGGCCTCAGAACTTGGTTGTCAAATTGCGGTGGTAATTGGTGGCGGCAACATTTTGCGCGGCGGCCAATTCAAAAACGAAAGCGCATCCATTCAAGAAGCGACCGCCCATTACATGGGGATGCTGGCCACCGTTATCAACGGCTTGGCCCTCCAGGATGCTCTGGAAAGCCTTGGCATTCAAACGCGGCTCATGACGGCGATTCACATGCATGGAGTTGCCGAACCTTATATTCGCCGCAAGGCCAGCCGCCACCTGGAAAAAGGACGCGTGGTCATCTTGGCCGCCGGCACCGGCAGCCCGTTTGTCACCACCGATACGGCTGCAGCTCAGCGAGCGTTGGAACTCGAAGCCAACATCCTCATGAAGGCTACCCGCGTCGATGGCGTTTACAGCGACGACCCTGAAAAGAACCCGCATGCCGTATTTTATCGCAACCTTGGCTTCGATCAGGTTGTTAAAGAAAACTTGCGTGTAATGGATTCGACCGCGATCAGCCAATGTCGCGAGCACGGCATGCCCATTCTCGTTTTCAATTTCAAAACCAATGGCAACATCCAAAAAGCGGTCCTGGGCGATCAAGTTGGCACCTTGATTTCGCCAGATCGCTAA
- the frr gene encoding ribosome recycling factor, with protein MNADQIIEDATQRMEKAIDVLKNGLSGVRTGRATPGLIDSLRVEVYGSLQPIKQIASVSVPEPSQLLIRPYDTGAIKDIEKAIVASDLGMAPQNDGRVIRLNVPPLSTEVRKKLVARIKELAEESRVSIRNIRRDANKTADTSEKDKTISEDIRDDIKNDVQELTKKYEEQVNELAKTKEKEVMED; from the coding sequence ATGAATGCGGATCAAATCATTGAAGACGCTACACAGCGTATGGAAAAAGCGATTGACGTCCTGAAGAACGGCCTCAGTGGCGTTCGTACCGGTCGGGCCACCCCAGGCTTAATCGATTCGCTTCGTGTCGAAGTGTATGGATCGCTTCAACCAATTAAGCAAATTGCTTCGGTTAGCGTTCCCGAACCGAGCCAGTTATTGATCCGCCCTTACGATACCGGCGCCATTAAAGACATTGAAAAGGCGATTGTCGCCAGCGATCTTGGCATGGCTCCGCAAAACGATGGCCGCGTGATTCGCTTGAATGTTCCGCCGCTTTCGACCGAGGTCCGCAAGAAGCTGGTTGCACGTATTAAAGAATTGGCCGAAGAGTCGCGTGTTTCGATTCGCAATATTCGTCGCGATGCCAACAAGACCGCCGATACCTCGGAAAAAGACAAGACCATCAGCGAAGACATTCGCGATGACATCAAGAACGATGTTCAAGAGTTGACCAAGAAGTATGAAGAACAGGTCAACGAACTAGCGAAGACCAAAGAAAAAGAAGTGATGGAAGACTAG
- a CDS encoding peptidylprolyl isomerase: MTGKDANRRLTLGKSWVLAATGFVVLIGGVVAWRQLSGGPQHAEAQAPVQQRAVQQRPAQRPAAAAPAAAPAEEVAPPATQKIQTVAVVNREPITRSALADEALRRHGKEVLESLLNRHLIAIACQQQGIQVTEGDIDAEIQNIAKKFGLSVDRWLGLLKEERNVSPGQYRREIIWPTLALRRLAAGELQVTAEEVQVAMEKNYGPKVKVRMLSVNDRGLAEELRAKAAANPDSFADLAKDYSQDINSAAARGLIPPIRKHIGNQEIEDTVFALQPGEISPVLFVASQYLVFKCEEQMPADYDRIPAGSLEGIRNQMADQVRESKMREAAATVYEKLQANAQIENVYNDATKASRMPGVAAVLNGQPVSLRELQEECINRHGIEVLDGEINRKILQQELTRRQLSVTEADLEAEIVRAADSLGFLTQEGKPDMEAWLKQVTEEQGVSVELYVRDAVWPTVALKKLVNNQVQVTEEDIQKGFVANYGERAQVLAIVLDSQRRAQEVWEMARRNPTEQFFGELARQYSIEPVSKNNDGQVPPIRRHGGQPTIEEEAFKLKPGQISGIIQAGNQSIILYSLGLTKPVINSIEDVRDELVKELHEKKLRLAMADEFERLRDDAQIDNFLANTTQAGKAYQAAVRQQLQQDRK, translated from the coding sequence ATGACTGGCAAGGATGCTAATCGCCGGCTTACCCTGGGTAAGTCCTGGGTTTTAGCCGCAACAGGATTTGTTGTACTGATTGGTGGCGTTGTCGCTTGGCGACAACTCAGTGGCGGTCCGCAACACGCGGAAGCCCAAGCCCCCGTTCAACAGCGAGCGGTTCAACAACGCCCCGCTCAGCGTCCGGCTGCAGCAGCCCCAGCGGCTGCTCCTGCCGAAGAAGTGGCACCACCAGCCACACAAAAGATTCAAACCGTAGCAGTCGTGAATCGTGAACCAATCACACGTTCAGCCCTCGCCGACGAAGCCCTTCGCCGTCACGGTAAAGAGGTTTTGGAAAGCCTGCTCAATCGCCACCTGATCGCCATCGCTTGCCAACAACAAGGGATCCAGGTCACCGAAGGTGACATCGATGCTGAAATCCAGAACATTGCCAAGAAGTTTGGTTTGTCCGTCGATCGTTGGCTCGGCTTGCTGAAAGAGGAACGCAACGTTTCGCCAGGCCAATACCGCCGCGAAATCATCTGGCCAACTCTGGCGCTACGACGCTTGGCGGCCGGTGAACTGCAAGTCACAGCCGAAGAAGTCCAAGTCGCGATGGAGAAGAACTACGGCCCCAAGGTCAAAGTTCGTATGCTTTCTGTCAATGATCGTGGTCTGGCAGAAGAACTACGTGCTAAGGCCGCTGCGAATCCCGATTCGTTCGCTGACTTGGCCAAGGACTATTCGCAAGACATCAACAGTGCAGCGGCTCGCGGCTTGATTCCACCTATCCGAAAGCATATCGGCAACCAGGAAATCGAAGACACCGTTTTCGCCTTGCAGCCAGGCGAAATTTCGCCGGTCTTGTTTGTTGCCAGCCAGTACTTGGTCTTCAAGTGTGAAGAACAGATGCCAGCCGACTACGACAGGATCCCCGCTGGCAGCTTGGAAGGCATACGCAATCAAATGGCCGATCAGGTCCGTGAATCGAAAATGCGCGAAGCTGCCGCCACGGTCTACGAAAAACTGCAAGCGAACGCTCAGATCGAAAACGTTTACAACGACGCCACCAAGGCCTCGCGAATGCCTGGCGTAGCCGCTGTCCTCAATGGCCAACCGGTCAGCTTGCGAGAACTGCAAGAGGAATGCATCAATCGCCACGGCATCGAAGTGCTCGATGGTGAAATCAATCGCAAGATCCTGCAACAAGAGCTAACTAGACGCCAACTGTCGGTTACCGAAGCCGATTTGGAAGCGGAAATTGTTCGGGCCGCTGACTCGCTGGGATTCCTCACCCAGGAAGGCAAGCCTGATATGGAAGCCTGGCTGAAGCAGGTAACCGAAGAGCAAGGCGTCTCAGTAGAACTGTACGTTCGCGATGCGGTCTGGCCGACGGTTGCCCTGAAGAAACTGGTCAACAATCAGGTTCAAGTAACCGAAGAAGACATCCAAAAAGGTTTCGTTGCTAACTACGGCGAGCGTGCTCAAGTTCTAGCCATCGTGCTAGACAGCCAACGCCGTGCCCAAGAAGTTTGGGAAATGGCCCGTCGCAACCCAACCGAACAGTTCTTTGGTGAATTGGCTCGCCAGTATTCGATCGAACCGGTCTCGAAGAACAACGACGGTCAGGTTCCTCCGATTCGTCGCCATGGTGGCCAACCCACGATCGAAGAAGAGGCCTTCAAGCTAAAGCCTGGGCAAATCTCCGGAATCATCCAAGCTGGCAACCAGTCGATCATCCTCTATAGTCTGGGGCTGACCAAACCGGTCATCAACAGCATTGAGGATGTTCGCGACGAGTTGGTCAAGGAACTGCATGAAAAGAAGCTGCGACTCGCCATGGCAGACGAATTCGAGCGTCTGCGTGACGACGCCCAGATCGACAACTTCCTGGCCAACACCACGCAAGCAGGCAAAGCCTACCAAGCAGCCGTTCGCCAACAGCTGCAGCAAGATCGCAAGTAA
- a CDS encoding OsmC family protein translates to MAEHTARIIWERKEEPFLDKKYSRRHEWHFDGGAMVVASSAPSTVPAPMSDPFGVDPEEAFVAAISSCHMLWFLALAAKNKFCVDHYHDAPYGEMEKNAEGKTAVTIVRLRPKVDFSGDSLPSHQQIQELHHEAHELCFIANSVKSEVLIEPVL, encoded by the coding sequence ATGGCAGAACATACGGCCAGGATTATCTGGGAGCGGAAGGAAGAGCCGTTTTTGGATAAGAAATATAGCCGCCGCCACGAATGGCATTTTGATGGTGGGGCGATGGTGGTAGCGTCGTCAGCGCCCAGCACAGTACCGGCCCCCATGTCCGATCCTTTTGGGGTCGATCCGGAAGAGGCGTTTGTGGCTGCGATTTCGAGCTGTCATATGTTGTGGTTCTTAGCACTTGCTGCCAAAAACAAATTTTGCGTCGACCATTATCACGACGCGCCTTATGGAGAAATGGAAAAGAACGCCGAAGGTAAAACGGCTGTGACCATCGTCAGGTTACGACCTAAGGTCGATTTTAGTGGCGATTCGCTGCCATCACACCAACAGATTCAAGAGCTTCATCACGAGGCTCACGAGCTTTGCTTTATTGCCAACTCGGTAAAAAGTGAGGTTCTGATCGAGCCTGTCTTATAA
- a CDS encoding aminotransferase class I/II-fold pyridoxal phosphate-dependent enzyme — protein MSDSPNPTNDKQDPPFEVQFAQRVYRLPPYMFGRINALLYDKRVAGNDVIDMGMGNPSDPPADYVMEKMCEAVKDLRNHGYSKSNGIRNLRREVSAKYLKKYGVRLDPEHEVMVCLGSKEGFSHMCLAMMGPGDTAIVPAPYFPVHTYAVALASGNVISLDVANSEKFLSNIAYTCEHLYPKPKLLIICYPHNPSTVTVEPEFFVDVVKIAKKYGLMVISDFAYADIAFDGYKPPSFLSAPGASDVGVEFTTMSKGYNMAGWRVGYCAGNREMIRGLGTIKGYYDYGMFQAIQIASIIALREGDAAVEAQSMIYQTRRDALVDGLHRLGWEVTPPRAGMFVWAKIPDQWLKRMNTMDFAMMLLEKGDVAVSPGSGFGPSGEGYLRMSLVENENRLRQAVRQIKGCLKEAAAVTA, from the coding sequence ATGTCCGATTCGCCCAATCCGACCAACGACAAACAGGACCCTCCTTTTGAGGTGCAATTTGCGCAACGGGTTTACCGTCTGCCGCCTTACATGTTCGGGCGAATCAACGCATTGTTGTACGATAAGCGCGTCGCTGGCAACGACGTCATCGATATGGGCATGGGCAATCCGTCGGACCCTCCGGCTGATTATGTCATGGAAAAGATGTGCGAAGCCGTCAAAGACCTTCGCAACCATGGCTACAGTAAGTCGAATGGTATTCGCAACTTACGCCGGGAAGTATCAGCCAAGTACCTAAAAAAATATGGTGTGCGTCTCGACCCAGAACACGAGGTCATGGTTTGCCTCGGCTCGAAGGAAGGGTTTTCGCATATGTGCTTGGCCATGATGGGCCCTGGCGACACGGCAATTGTTCCGGCTCCTTATTTTCCGGTCCATACATACGCCGTCGCCCTGGCCTCTGGCAACGTCATCTCTTTGGATGTCGCCAACAGCGAGAAATTTCTCTCGAACATCGCGTATACCTGCGAACATCTTTACCCGAAGCCTAAACTGCTGATCATTTGCTATCCGCATAATCCGTCGACGGTAACCGTTGAGCCAGAGTTCTTTGTCGATGTGGTGAAGATCGCCAAGAAATATGGCCTGATGGTGATTAGCGACTTTGCTTACGCAGATATCGCTTTCGATGGCTACAAGCCCCCCAGCTTCCTCTCAGCACCTGGCGCTAGCGATGTGGGTGTAGAGTTCACCACCATGAGCAAGGGCTATAACATGGCAGGCTGGCGGGTCGGTTACTGTGCAGGCAACCGAGAAATGATTCGCGGCTTGGGTACCATCAAAGGTTATTACGACTACGGCATGTTCCAGGCGATTCAGATCGCCTCGATTATCGCCCTCCGAGAAGGAGATGCCGCTGTCGAAGCCCAAAGCATGATCTATCAGACGCGGCGCGATGCCTTGGTGGATGGCTTGCATCGGCTTGGCTGGGAAGTAACTCCCCCCCGAGCAGGCATGTTCGTCTGGGCCAAGATCCCCGACCAATGGTTAAAACGCATGAACACCATGGACTTCGCCATGATGCTGTTAGAAAAGGGAGACGTCGCGGTCAGCCCTGGTAGCGGTTTTGGACCAAGCGGGGAAGGTTATTTGCGGATGAGCTTGGTCGAAAATGAAAATCGCTTGCGCCAAGCCGTTCGTCAAATCAAAGGTTGCCTGAAGGAAGCTGCTGCGGTAACCGCTTAG